Proteins encoded in a region of the Benincasa hispida cultivar B227 chromosome 2, ASM972705v1, whole genome shotgun sequence genome:
- the LOC120071496 gene encoding ethylene-responsive transcription factor ERF017-like translates to MTKPSSAAAAVDTSDSRYKGVRRRKWGKWVSEIRLPNSRERIWLGSYDSAQKAARAFDAALFCLRGRSARFNFPDNPPEIAGASLLSRTEIQSVAAQFANSDPPPSSELTRPTVDSPSPSLVSEVTTSVIECDERSPFFDLHNAMGSGNYGSDFGLFPEYNPFYNEMFINDSSSTTPSFDYGDENFDAITTHQDSSSFLWNF, encoded by the coding sequence ATGACGAAGCCGTCTtccgccgccgccgccgttGACACTTCCGATTCACGGTACAAAGGAGTGCGCCGCCGGAAGTGGGGCAAGTGGGTTTCCGAAATCCGTCTCCCCAACAGCCGTGAACGGATCTGGTTAGGCTCTTATGATTCAGCCCAGAAGGCGGCGCGTGCATTCGATGCGGCTCTGTTTTGCTTGCGTGGCCGTTCTGCTCGTTTCAATTTCCCTGATAACCCACCGGAGATTGCCGGTGCTAGTTTGCTCTCAAGAACAGAGATTCAATCCGTCGCCGCCCAATTCGCTAACTCCGACCCACCGCCTTCGTCGGAACTCACCAGACCCACCGTCGATTCACCATCGCCGTCGCTGGTATCCGAAGTGACTACCTCTGTAATTGAATGTGATGAAAGATCGCCGTTTTTTGATCTTCACAACGCCATGGGATCGGGGAATTACGGATCGGATTTTGGGTTATTTCCAGAATACAATCCGTTTTATAATGAAATGTTTATTAATGATTCTTCTTCCACAACTCCTTCTTTTGATTATGGAGATGAGAATTTTGACGCCATCACCACTCATCAAGACTCATCATCATTCTTATGGAATTTCTGA